A genomic region of Ignavibacteria bacterium contains the following coding sequences:
- a CDS encoding response regulator — translation MSNYKILIVDDNPLVVKMHLHYLKRAGMDADTAPNGKEAKSKISDNHYDLVILDLMMPEVSGFEVLKFLRTSPKNSSAKVIVASALNDKEVVELVFQLGANHFITSPVSYQSLIEKVNAALKGE, via the coding sequence ATGAGCAATTATAAAATTTTAATCGTAGACGACAATCCACTTGTCGTAAAAATGCACTTGCATTATTTAAAACGTGCCGGCATGGATGCCGATACAGCACCAAATGGTAAAGAGGCAAAATCAAAAATATCGGACAACCATTACGATTTAGTCATTCTTGACTTAATGATGCCTGAAGTCAGTGGATTTGAAGTATTAAAATTTCTCCGAACGAGTCCAAAGAATTCTTCTGCTAAAGTTATTGTTGCATCTGCATTAAATGACAAAGAAGTAGTTGAACTCGTGTTTCAGCTCGGAGCAAATCACTTTATTACTTCACCAGTATCGTACCAATCGTTAATTGAAAAAGTTAATGCTGCTTTAAAGGGAGAATAA
- the rsmI gene encoding 16S rRNA (cytidine(1402)-2'-O)-methyltransferase, with translation MAGQLFIVSTPIGNWNDLTYRARRTISEVDFLVCEGYKFGKRILKQLNLEKELHLLNEHNEEENSLYIIQELLIGKSCAIISDAGTPIFADPGHHLIPLAIKNGISISPIPGVDSLIPSLVSSGFDISRFYYAGWLSPKKDKRLDELKKLTGIKKTLAIMETPYRLKLLLNDVKKVFGEEKIISLACDVTTEKEMFYRGKVSDVLLDIESLNEKCEFVLIIDNTNK, from the coding sequence TTGGCTGGTCAACTTTTCATTGTTTCAACGCCAATAGGGAATTGGAACGATTTAACTTATAGGGCTAGACGCACTATTTCCGAAGTAGATTTCCTTGTTTGCGAAGGGTATAAATTCGGTAAAAGAATTTTAAAACAACTCAACCTTGAAAAAGAGCTTCATCTTCTCAATGAACACAACGAAGAGGAAAACTCGTTGTATATCATTCAAGAACTTCTTATTGGTAAATCTTGCGCAATCATTTCCGATGCCGGTACGCCAATATTTGCGGATCCGGGACATCATCTCATTCCACTTGCTATTAAAAATGGTATTTCCATTTCACCAATACCGGGCGTCGATTCGCTAATTCCATCACTAGTTTCATCAGGCTTTGACATAAGCAGATTTTATTACGCCGGATGGCTTTCTCCCAAAAAAGATAAGCGCCTCGATGAGTTAAAAAAATTAACTGGTATAAAAAAAACACTTGCGATAATGGAGACACCCTATCGACTTAAACTGCTTCTCAATGATGTTAAAAAAGTTTTTGGCGAAGAAAAAATTATTTCTCTAGCTTGTGATGTAACAACTGAGAAGGAAATGTTTTATCGCGGCAAAGTTAGCGACGTACTATTGGATATTGAAAGTTTAAATGAAAAGTGCGAGTTCGTTTTGATAATAGATAACACTAATAAGTAA
- a CDS encoding glycosyltransferase: MSDSAWTPLDEKSVPEELLSSESGTSHSQALQSALLKHRVFSKAQIEAIEEHGKSENLYFPKVLLFYGHISRTDYETIIRWEIPVHKIDLLKQDIDYELLANFDQTYLNDKLVVPVRRDANSLLIAMVNPLDEEVINTIYDKIKMPLKIYYATDVDIQWVLNKAFGQELASSAVYSLFTEDERSSAIETFTLPQTLGLALLGTLLVIGLAVEPRTTTIILMALVNLLYLFSIGFKFILTLAGARFEMYESVTQAEVKELENKDLPPYSILLPVYKEPEVIETLIAGLNKLDYPKDKLDIKILLEEEDFPTIDKIRNLNIPSHFECIIVPNMQPKTKPKACNYGLVFCRGDIVTIYDAEDIPEPDQLKKAIIGFRKFPEDVICIQAQLNYFNANENFLTRMFTLEYSYWFDYMLPGMDRLNVPIPLGGTSNHFIKDKLIELNAWDPFNVTEDADLGIRAYAKGYKIGTINSTTYEEANKHTASWIRQRSRWVKGYMQTFLVHLRNPLLLFQRIGVRGIFAFFMFIGGTPATFLINLPLWILFVVWLVFKPAWISDVFPAWVLYISLFNLLIGNAMVVYMNMLAVFRRRQYNLVTFALLNPVYWILHSLASYKALWQLIVKPFYWEKTTHGLTTYSKPEIKSS, from the coding sequence ATGTCGGATTCAGCGTGGACGCCTTTGGACGAGAAGTCGGTGCCGGAAGAGCTTTTAAGCTCGGAATCTGGTACCAGTCATAGTCAAGCTTTACAAAGTGCTCTGCTAAAACATAGAGTATTTTCAAAAGCTCAGATAGAAGCTATTGAAGAACATGGAAAAAGTGAAAATCTATATTTTCCAAAAGTTCTTCTATTTTATGGACATATATCTCGCACGGATTATGAAACGATAATTCGGTGGGAAATTCCTGTTCATAAAATTGATCTCCTCAAGCAGGACATCGATTACGAGCTTCTTGCAAATTTTGATCAAACTTACCTCAATGATAAACTCGTTGTACCAGTCAGGAGAGATGCGAATTCGCTCTTAATTGCCATGGTCAATCCGCTTGATGAGGAAGTGATTAACACAATTTATGATAAAATAAAAATGCCATTGAAAATTTATTACGCTACGGACGTCGACATTCAATGGGTTTTAAATAAAGCTTTTGGACAGGAATTAGCAAGCAGCGCAGTATATAGCTTATTCACGGAAGACGAGCGAAGTTCGGCTATTGAAACATTTACTCTACCACAAACTCTTGGTCTTGCATTGCTTGGAACTTTGTTGGTTATCGGTCTTGCGGTCGAACCGAGGACAACGACAATAATTCTGATGGCATTGGTGAATTTACTATACTTATTCTCAATTGGTTTTAAGTTTATTCTCACCCTTGCTGGTGCAAGATTTGAAATGTACGAAAGTGTAACTCAAGCAGAAGTGAAGGAATTGGAAAATAAAGACCTTCCACCATATAGTATTCTTCTGCCGGTTTACAAAGAACCAGAAGTAATCGAAACATTAATAGCTGGACTAAATAAACTCGATTACCCGAAAGATAAATTAGACATAAAAATCCTTCTTGAGGAAGAAGATTTTCCAACGATCGATAAGATTCGTAATCTAAACATCCCATCGCATTTCGAGTGTATAATTGTACCAAACATGCAGCCGAAGACAAAACCAAAAGCCTGTAATTATGGCTTGGTATTTTGTCGCGGTGACATTGTTACAATTTACGATGCCGAAGATATTCCAGAACCTGACCAGCTTAAGAAAGCAATAATAGGATTCAGAAAATTCCCCGAAGATGTAATCTGTATCCAAGCTCAGCTTAATTATTTTAATGCAAACGAAAACTTCTTAACAAGAATGTTTACACTCGAGTATTCATACTGGTTTGATTACATGCTTCCTGGTATGGATAGACTTAATGTACCAATTCCATTGGGGGGTACAAGCAACCATTTTATTAAAGACAAGTTGATAGAGCTTAATGCTTGGGATCCTTTCAATGTTACCGAAGATGCTGATTTAGGTATTAGAGCATATGCAAAGGGATATAAAATTGGTACTATAAATTCCACAACTTATGAAGAAGCAAACAAGCATACAGCAAGCTGGATTCGTCAACGTTCCCGTTGGGTAAAAGGATATATGCAAACATTTCTTGTGCATTTGAGAAATCCTCTTTTACTTTTCCAAAGGATCGGTGTCCGAGGTATTTTCGCTTTCTTCATGTTTATCGGAGGTACTCCGGCGACATTCTTGATAAATTTGCCATTGTGGATTCTGTTTGTAGTTTGGCTCGTCTTCAAGCCTGCGTGGATTTCTGATGTTTTCCCTGCGTGGGTTTTGTACATATCACTATTTAACCTGCTAATTGGTAACGCGATGGTTGTTTATATGAACATGCTTGCAGTATTTCGCAGAAGGCAATACAACCTTGTAACGTTCGCTTTGCTGAATCCTGTTTATTGGATTCTCCATTCATTAGCTTCGTATAAAGCATTGTGGCAATTAATTGTAAAGCCATTCTATTGGGAAAAAACAACACACGGATTAACAACTTATTCCAAACCAGAAATAAAGAGTTCGTAA
- a CDS encoding branched-chain amino acid aminotransferase, giving the protein METNISNLTVKKTNLPKKFPKESELGFGVHFTDHMFVWDYSPDTGWVEPTIQPYSSVLVEPGCVVFHYSQAVFDGLKSFLGVDGKIRLFRVKDYFNRFNRSSAGLCIPQFDADEVIDYLKELLIIEKEWHPSSIGTSIYIRPLIVARDNLLGVKSSKTFSMFIVLSPVGAYYAEGFSPVKILVEEEHSRTAPGGLGDLKTPANYAASLFSTERAKSKGFTQVLWLDAVEKKWIEEVGTMNIFFRIGDELITPPLEGTILPGITRDSIIKIAKREKFKVTERRISIDEVYEAHAKGTLKEIFGSGTAAVVSPVGKLSYRGKMITINNNEIGEWSQYLYDIITSMHYGKSEDVYGWTSIVE; this is encoded by the coding sequence ATGGAAACAAATATCTCAAACCTTACTGTTAAAAAAACTAATCTTCCTAAAAAATTTCCAAAGGAAAGCGAATTAGGTTTCGGTGTGCATTTTACAGATCATATGTTTGTTTGGGACTATTCCCCCGATACTGGCTGGGTGGAACCGACTATTCAACCTTACTCTTCGGTATTAGTCGAGCCGGGTTGTGTTGTTTTTCATTACTCACAGGCAGTTTTTGATGGTTTGAAAAGTTTTTTAGGAGTAGATGGTAAAATTAGACTCTTCCGAGTAAAAGATTATTTCAATAGGTTTAATCGTTCCTCTGCTGGATTGTGCATCCCTCAATTCGATGCTGACGAAGTAATCGACTACTTAAAAGAATTACTGATAATTGAGAAAGAGTGGCATCCAAGTTCTATAGGGACTTCGATATATATTCGTCCGCTGATTGTGGCCCGTGACAATCTTCTCGGAGTTAAGTCTTCAAAAACATTTTCTATGTTTATTGTACTTAGTCCTGTCGGAGCTTACTATGCAGAAGGATTTAGCCCTGTAAAAATCCTTGTCGAAGAAGAACATTCTCGCACAGCTCCAGGCGGATTAGGCGACCTGAAAACTCCAGCAAATTATGCTGCAAGTTTATTCTCGACTGAGCGGGCAAAATCGAAAGGATTTACACAAGTCCTTTGGCTTGATGCCGTTGAAAAAAAATGGATTGAAGAAGTTGGAACAATGAATATCTTCTTCCGAATTGGAGATGAACTTATCACTCCTCCTCTTGAAGGAACGATATTGCCAGGAATTACCCGCGATTCAATCATTAAAATTGCAAAACGAGAGAAATTCAAAGTAACCGAAAGAAGAATTTCCATAGATGAAGTATACGAAGCTCATGCTAAAGGGACGTTAAAAGAAATCTTTGGCTCTGGGACGGCCGCCGTTGTTTCCCCTGTTGGAAAGTTGAGCTACAGAGGGAAAATGATTACAATAAACAACAATGAAATCGGTGAATGGAGTCAATATCTTTATGACATCATTACTTCGATGCATTATGGAAAATCCGAAGACGTTTACGGCTGGACAAGTATAGTCGAGTAA